From Bacillus sp. Bos-x628, the proteins below share one genomic window:
- a CDS encoding MFS transporter produces the protein MEKMNLSESVWNKHFTSLFISRLIKNTGESFAFTSVLWLLILRGDGALGTGLLLAVTVLPSSLLAPILGPLMKNHHLSKWMFASDVVRATIVLIIPLLHFSQLLPLWLLISLMVIQSATGAAYNPASVAILPQIVPTHLIQKANAILQSSFEIVALAAVMVAGLLVKLIGPADTLLITTALFIISGLFIIGVKLKRTEEERAAGIKQAKNTYLYNLKKGFLVVKNHHILFALTLYCILMNVAAAPWQALSAVYVAEALQSDSMVYSILRGVAAVGAFMMGFALAKVKIKRFGLFFIVAGIIEGVAFFITGMSTWLPVVLFASFIFGAAVSAINVPEMVIIQTSVDQEDQPQVYAVITASSNVFLPLAAVVSGVLAERFGAGPVIAGGGLLEILSGIAIFLFTGLAKSHFTADKQKSEAVEV, from the coding sequence ATGGAAAAGATGAATCTCAGTGAAAGTGTTTGGAATAAACACTTTACCTCATTATTCATATCAAGGCTCATTAAAAATACAGGGGAAAGCTTTGCATTTACATCCGTCCTTTGGCTATTGATTTTAAGAGGAGACGGAGCACTTGGTACAGGACTTCTTCTTGCGGTGACAGTTCTTCCTTCATCATTGTTAGCCCCGATCCTAGGACCTCTTATGAAAAACCACCATTTGTCCAAATGGATGTTTGCTTCAGATGTCGTTCGAGCAACAATTGTACTTATTATCCCGCTCCTGCACTTTTCACAATTATTGCCCTTATGGTTATTGATCTCACTAATGGTGATTCAATCAGCAACAGGTGCAGCTTATAATCCAGCCTCTGTGGCCATCTTACCGCAGATTGTACCGACACATCTCATTCAAAAAGCAAATGCTATCTTACAATCATCATTCGAAATTGTGGCGCTTGCAGCAGTCATGGTAGCAGGGCTGCTTGTGAAATTAATCGGACCCGCAGATACACTGCTAATTACGACTGCATTATTTATCATTTCAGGCCTTTTTATTATCGGAGTCAAGCTGAAGAGAACAGAAGAAGAAAGAGCAGCAGGCATTAAACAGGCAAAGAATACATACCTTTATAACTTAAAAAAAGGCTTTCTTGTTGTCAAAAATCATCATATTTTATTTGCTTTGACACTTTATTGTATTTTGATGAATGTAGCGGCAGCACCTTGGCAAGCACTGTCTGCCGTTTATGTAGCAGAAGCGCTGCAAAGTGATTCAATGGTTTATTCTATTTTAAGAGGCGTTGCAGCTGTAGGCGCATTTATGATGGGGTTTGCTCTTGCAAAGGTGAAAATTAAAAGGTTCGGTTTGTTCTTTATTGTAGCTGGCATCATTGAAGGTGTTGCGTTCTTTATCACAGGGATGAGTACATGGCTACCGGTTGTTCTGTTTGCTTCCTTTATTTTTGGAGCGGCAGTGAGTGCCATTAATGTACCAGAAATGGTTATCATCCAAACATCTGTTGATCAAGAGGATCAGCCGCAAGTGTATGCGGTGATCACTGCTTCATCAAACGTATTTCTCCCGCTTGCAGCAGTTGTATCAGGTGTTCTGGCTGAGAGATTTGGAGCAGGACCTGTCATTGCTGGAGGAGGGTTGCTTGAAATTCTATCGGGTATTGCCATCTTCCTGTTTACAGGGCTTGCTAAAAGCCATTTCACAGCAGATAAACAGAAGTCCGAAGCGGTTGAGGTCTAA
- a CDS encoding glycoside hydrolase family 43 protein, with amino-acid sequence MSKKCSVCLLVLALFLSCLFGESTFAVSTPIAKHVGNSNPLIDHHLGADPFVLTYNGRVYIYMSSDDYEYNSDGTIKDNSFANLNKVFVISSADMVNWTDHGAIPVAGANGANDGEGIAKWAGASWAPSAAVKKINGKDQFFLYFANSGGGIGVLTADSPIGPWTDPIGKALVTTSTPGMSGVVWLFDPAVFVDDDGTGYLYAGGGIPGGSNPTQEQWANPQTARVIKLGPDMTSVSGSASTIDAPFMFEDSAMHKDNGKYYYSYCINFGGTHPADIPPGEIGYMTSSSPMGPFTYKGHFLKNPGAFFGGGGNNHHAVFHFKNEWYVVYHAQTVSSALFGAGKGYRSPHINKLVHNADGSIQEVAANYEGVTQLSNLNPYNRVEAETFAWNGRILTKKSSAPGGSVNNQNVTNIHNGDWIAVGNVDFGTGGASTFKANVASTIGGKIEVRLDSADGKLVGTLNVPSTGGAQNWREIETAVSGATGVHKVFFVFTGTDEGHLFDFDYWQFTQR; translated from the coding sequence ATGAGTAAAAAGTGTAGCGTATGTTTATTGGTTCTTGCTCTATTTTTGAGTTGCTTGTTTGGGGAATCTACGTTTGCTGTAAGTACCCCAATTGCAAAACATGTAGGGAATTCAAATCCGCTTATAGACCATCATTTGGGAGCAGATCCGTTTGTGCTGACCTATAACGGAAGAGTTTATATCTATATGTCAAGTGATGACTATGAATATAATAGCGACGGAACGATTAAGGATAATTCATTTGCCAATTTGAATAAAGTATTCGTCATATCTTCAGCGGATATGGTGAACTGGACAGACCACGGAGCCATTCCGGTAGCAGGTGCCAATGGGGCTAATGACGGTGAAGGGATTGCAAAATGGGCAGGTGCGTCTTGGGCACCGTCAGCCGCAGTTAAAAAGATCAATGGTAAGGATCAATTCTTCCTTTATTTCGCAAACAGTGGCGGAGGTATCGGAGTTCTCACCGCAGACAGCCCAATCGGTCCTTGGACAGATCCGATCGGAAAAGCGCTAGTTACAACAAGTACACCAGGAATGTCCGGTGTAGTGTGGCTTTTTGATCCGGCAGTATTTGTAGATGACGACGGCACCGGTTACTTGTATGCCGGCGGGGGCATCCCTGGCGGTTCAAATCCAACGCAAGAGCAATGGGCCAATCCTCAAACAGCAAGAGTCATAAAATTGGGGCCAGATATGACCAGTGTTAGTGGAAGTGCATCTACAATTGATGCGCCTTTCATGTTTGAAGATTCAGCAATGCACAAGGATAACGGAAAATATTACTATTCCTATTGCATTAATTTCGGGGGCACGCACCCAGCCGATATACCCCCAGGTGAGATCGGCTACATGACCAGCTCAAGTCCCATGGGTCCCTTTACGTATAAAGGGCACTTCCTGAAAAATCCAGGTGCATTTTTCGGAGGTGGCGGAAACAATCATCATGCTGTTTTCCATTTTAAAAATGAGTGGTATGTGGTGTACCATGCTCAAACTGTCAGTTCCGCTCTATTTGGAGCCGGCAAAGGGTACCGTTCTCCCCATATTAATAAGCTGGTGCACAATGCAGATGGATCCATTCAAGAGGTAGCGGCAAATTATGAAGGCGTAACACAGCTTTCCAATTTGAATCCGTATAACCGAGTAGAAGCTGAAACGTTTGCTTGGAATGGACGCATTTTGACAAAGAAATCCTCAGCACCCGGCGGATCGGTAAATAATCAAAATGTAACAAACATTCATAACGGAGACTGGATTGCTGTAGGAAATGTAGACTTCGGAACCGGTGGTGCCAGCACGTTTAAAGCAAATGTAGCATCTACTATAGGTGGAAAAATAGAAGTGCGCCTCGACAGTGCAGACGGTAAGCTTGTTGGAACCCTGAATGTACCTTCTACAGGTGGAGCACAAAACTGGAGAGAAATAGAAACTGCAGTAAGTGGCGCAACTGGTGTGCACAAAGTATTCTTTGTATTTACTGGAACAGATGAAGGACATTTGTTTGATTTTGATTACTGGCAGTTTACGCAAAGATAG
- a CDS encoding YjzC family protein yields MGQQHQFKPGHKAPNNGVYIEIGETGSMVKDPLKIKLKAGDVFPDNSNHHRVWTYQRKP; encoded by the coding sequence ATGGGTCAGCAGCACCAGTTTAAACCAGGACATAAAGCACCGAATAATGGCGTTTATATTGAAATTGGCGAAACCGGAAGTATGGTGAAAGATCCTTTAAAAATTAAGCTCAAAGCAGGCGATGTCTTTCCGGATAACTCGAATCATCATCGCGTCTGGACATATCAAAGAAAGCCGTAA